A genomic region of Phragmites australis chromosome 2, lpPhrAust1.1, whole genome shotgun sequence contains the following coding sequences:
- the LOC133908775 gene encoding uncharacterized protein LOC133908775 yields the protein MSADELRLDLEELRRLEGLAKCPRVQSLLSAEIRSVDTKLAKAAAPAPAPAPHAAASAPAAAASAGLSYVTLGSFSWDQDNEKIRIYVFLEGVEQEKVETTFKPMSVDIKFHDVQGKNYRCAIPKLNKEIVPEKCKVVVKPTKVVITLCKASKGNWLDLHFKEDKFKPSMDKEKDPMSGIMDLMKNMYEEGDEDMKRTIAKAWSDARSGKTADPMKGLP from the exons ATGTCGGCGGACGAGCTGCGGCTGGACCTGGAGGAGCTGCGGCGGCTGGAGGGCCTCGCCAAATGCCCCCGCGTCCAGTCCCTCCTCTCCGCCGAGATCCGCAGCGTCGACACGAAG TTGGCGAAGGCAGCTGCACCGGCTCCGGCACCGGCGCCACATGCTGCGGCATCCGCGCCCGCGGCGGCTGCCTCTGCTGGTTTGAGCTACGTCACGTTGGGGTCGTTCAGCTGGGATCAGGACAACGAGAAGATCAGG ATTTATGTGTTCCTTGAGGGTGTCGAGCAAGAGAAAGTGGAGACTACCTTTAAGCCAATGTCGGTGGATATAAAATTCCATGATGTTCAAGGCAAGAACTACCGGTGTGCCATACCAAAGTTGAATAAGGAAATAGTTCCTGAGAAATGTAAGGTTGTGGTGAAGCCTACAAAGGTTGTTATTACCCTTTGCAAGGCTTCTAAAGGCAACTGGTTGGACCTGCACTTCAAGGAAGACAAG TTCAAGCCAAGCATGGACAAGGAAAAGGATCCAATGTCAGGAATTATGGATTTAATGAAG AACATGTACGAGGAAGGCGATGAGGACATGAAGCGCACAATAGCCAAAGCGTGGTCTGATGCCAGATCTGGAAAGACGGCTGATCCTATGAAGGGTTTACCTTGA
- the LOC133908777 gene encoding interactor of constitutive active ROPs 1-like isoform X1 → MACTTATSATGAAPSSGTDTRRAALCPRQVSFFLFFVCVWSGYEWLGGCGLLFRRRWEWGSQKKRAGPRVVELEAKLGKVQDELKKLREQLASAEAAKKDAQVALEEAKKCVGTKGSPASAATSPLSPPSAAVESEKKAEELKVPQPAAEEEESSINSPATDVFEVVRAESGDKESQSAAIASEKCEVVSCGEKAALAEKEALAEKEVEEEETKKMIEEESNAAVEADGGVKESPEVTELKAKLTEKETEIAVLTAENAELKKKAGEAAEAAKKAEEDATAKASLIEHDLKEGAARESRMGEQLRASEDAREALEGEMRRLRVQTEQWRKAAEAAAAVLGGDNHLTGFHGLAGNGNGWASPATMPDDGDDEGFGGKRKGAGIRMLGDLWKKKGNK, encoded by the coding sequence ATGGCGTGCACCACCGCCACGTCGGCGACCGGAGCAGCCCCAAGCTCGGGGACCGACACTCGCCGCGCAGCCCTCTGCCCGAGGCaagtttccttttttcttttcttcgtgTGTGTGTGGAGTGGCTACGAGTGGTTGGGGGGTTGTGGCTTACTGTTTCGCCGGCGGTGGGAATGGGGTTCACAGAAGAAGCGCGCGGGGCCGCGGGTGGTGGAGCTGGAGGCGAAGCTGGGGAAGGTGCAGGACGAGCTCAAGAAACTGCGGGAGCAGCTCGCGTCCGCCGAGGCCGCCAAGAAGGACGCACAGGTCGCGCTCGAGGAGGCCAAGAAGTGTGTCGGCACCAAGGGGagccccgcctccgccgccacttCTCCTCTGTCTCCCCCTTCGGCGGCGGTCGAAAGCGAGAAGAAGGCCGAGGAGCTGAAGGTGCCTCAACCggcggccgaggaggaggagagcagcATAAACTCGCCGGCGACCGACGTGTTTGAGGTCGTCCGGGCCGAATCCGGGGACAAGGAGAGCCAGAGCGCGGCCATCGCCTCTGAGAAATGTGAGGTTGTGAGCTGCGGCGAGAAGGCGGCGCTGGCTGAGAAGGAGGCGCTGGCCgagaaggaggtggaggaggaggagaccaaGAAGATGATCGAGGAGGAGAGCAATGCAGCTGTGGAAGCTGACGGCGGCGTAAAGGAGAGCCCGGAGGTCACAGAGCTGAAGGCCAAGCTGACGGAGAAGGAGACGGAAATCGCCGTCCTCACGGCGGAAAATGCCGAGCTCAAGAAGAAGGCCGGAGAGGCCGCGGAGGCGGCAAAAAAGGCCGAGGAGGATGCCACGGCGAAGGCGTCCCTGATCGAGCATGATCTGAAGGAAGGCGCGGCGCGGGAATCCCGGATGGGCGAACAGCTGAGGGCGTCGGAGGACGCGCGGGAGGCGCTGGAAGGCGAGATGCGGCGCCTGCGCGTGCAGACAGAGCAATGGCGCAAGGCCGCCGAGGCGGCAGCTGCAGTGCTCGGCGGGGACAACCACCTCACTGGTTTCCACGGGCTTGCCGGCAATGGCAACGGGTGGGCTTCACCCGCCACGATGcccgacgacggcgacgacgaggggtTCGGTGGCAAGCGTAAGGGCGCCGGAATCCGGATGCTCGGCGACCTgtggaagaagaaggggaaCAAGTGA
- the LOC133908777 gene encoding interactor of constitutive active ROPs 4-like isoform X2, whose translation MPRSRGSEPPQRASPRAPLHLKTTASSESNGVHHRHVGDRSSPKLGDRHSPRSPLPEKKRAGPRVVELEAKLGKVQDELKKLREQLASAEAAKKDAQVALEEAKKCVGTKGSPASAATSPLSPPSAAVESEKKAEELKVPQPAAEEEESSINSPATDVFEVVRAESGDKESQSAAIASEKCEVVSCGEKAALAEKEALAEKEVEEEETKKMIEEESNAAVEADGGVKESPEVTELKAKLTEKETEIAVLTAENAELKKKAGEAAEAAKKAEEDATAKASLIEHDLKEGAARESRMGEQLRASEDAREALEGEMRRLRVQTEQWRKAAEAAAAVLGGDNHLTGFHGLAGNGNGWASPATMPDDGDDEGFGGKRKGAGIRMLGDLWKKKGNK comes from the exons ATGCCGAGATCCAG GGGGTCCGAACCGCCGCAGCGGGCGTCGCCACGGGCGCCGCTGCATCTGAAGACGACGGCCAGCTCCGAGTCCAATGGCGTGCACCACCGCCACGTCGGCGACCGGAGCAGCCCCAAGCTCGGGGACCGACACTCGCCGCGCAGCCCTCTGCCCGAG AAGAAGCGCGCGGGGCCGCGGGTGGTGGAGCTGGAGGCGAAGCTGGGGAAGGTGCAGGACGAGCTCAAGAAACTGCGGGAGCAGCTCGCGTCCGCCGAGGCCGCCAAGAAGGACGCACAGGTCGCGCTCGAGGAGGCCAAGAAGTGTGTCGGCACCAAGGGGagccccgcctccgccgccacttCTCCTCTGTCTCCCCCTTCGGCGGCGGTCGAAAGCGAGAAGAAGGCCGAGGAGCTGAAGGTGCCTCAACCggcggccgaggaggaggagagcagcATAAACTCGCCGGCGACCGACGTGTTTGAGGTCGTCCGGGCCGAATCCGGGGACAAGGAGAGCCAGAGCGCGGCCATCGCCTCTGAGAAATGTGAGGTTGTGAGCTGCGGCGAGAAGGCGGCGCTGGCTGAGAAGGAGGCGCTGGCCgagaaggaggtggaggaggaggagaccaaGAAGATGATCGAGGAGGAGAGCAATGCAGCTGTGGAAGCTGACGGCGGCGTAAAGGAGAGCCCGGAGGTCACAGAGCTGAAGGCCAAGCTGACGGAGAAGGAGACGGAAATCGCCGTCCTCACGGCGGAAAATGCCGAGCTCAAGAAGAAGGCCGGAGAGGCCGCGGAGGCGGCAAAAAAGGCCGAGGAGGATGCCACGGCGAAGGCGTCCCTGATCGAGCATGATCTGAAGGAAGGCGCGGCGCGGGAATCCCGGATGGGCGAACAGCTGAGGGCGTCGGAGGACGCGCGGGAGGCGCTGGAAGGCGAGATGCGGCGCCTGCGCGTGCAGACAGAGCAATGGCGCAAGGCCGCCGAGGCGGCAGCTGCAGTGCTCGGCGGGGACAACCACCTCACTGGTTTCCACGGGCTTGCCGGCAATGGCAACGGGTGGGCTTCACCCGCCACGATGcccgacgacggcgacgacgaggggtTCGGTGGCAAGCGTAAGGGCGCCGGAATCCGGATGCTCGGCGACCTgtggaagaagaaggggaaCAAGTGA
- the LOC133908779 gene encoding DNA polymerase eta isoform X1 — protein sequence MPVARPEPQEPRVIAHVDMDCFYVQVEQRRNPALRGQPTAVVQYNDWKGGGLIAVSYEARKFGVKRSMRGDEAKKVCPGINLVQVPVARGKADLNLYRSAGSEVVAILASKGKCERASIDEVYLDLTNAAKEMFLQAPPDSPQLIFVEAAKSNILGLTSDDNEKEKNVRTWLCRADADYQDKLLACGAIIVAQLRVRVLEETQFTCSAGIAHNKMLAKLVSGMHKPAQQTVVPSSSVQDFLTSLPVKKMKQLGGKLGSSLQDDLGVETIGDLLSFSEEKFQELYGVNTGTWLWKIARGISGEEVEDRLLPKSHGCGKTFPGPKALNNNTSVKGWLDQLCEELSERIQSDLNQNKRIAQTLTLHARASKENERDSMKKFPSKSCPLRYGTGKIQEDAMKLFESGLHDFLDSQNTGWSITSLSVTASKIFDIPSGTSSILRYIKGPSSAASPAIPESSSLPEDPSPDNNVHVTPIHEEQCEPSFFKNEDSSSYSAISAKQCPSNDEKRMSKKSEVKGTSSILKFLSRGQSALHEKRKSDALICSHQGPGSSSEPNKAEEQDKAAEAVDRNNISTGGDQSAGNTWMFNVEDIDPAVVEELPPEIQREIKGWIHPSKHLTTKRRGSTISSYFPPARG from the exons ATGCCAGTGGCGAGACCGGAGCCGCAGGAGCCCCGGGTCATCGCCCATGTCGACATGGACTGCTTCTACGTCCAAG TCGAGCAGCGGAGGAACCCGGCGCTCAGGGGTCAGCCCACCGCCGTCGTGCAGTACAACGACTGGAAAGGCGGAGGCTTGATTGCCGTCAGCTACGAGGCTCGCAAGTTTGGTGTGAAGAG GTCCATGCGCGGAGATGAGGCCAAGAAGGTCTGCCCGGGTATCAATTTGGTTCAGGTCCCCGTGGCGCGTGGCAAGGCCGATCTTAATCTTTATCGGAGTGCTGGCTCTGAG GTTGttgcaattcttgcaagcaaggGGAAGTGTGAGCGAGCATCCATTGATGAAGTTTATCTTGACCTTACCAATGCAGCAAAGGAAATGTTCTTACAAGCACCCCCAGATTCCCCACAACTGATTTTTGTGGAGGCTGCAAAGTCAAATATATTGGGCCTTACTTCT GATGATAACGAGAAGGAAAAGAATGTGAGGACATGGCTTTGTCGAGCGGATGCTGATTATCAGGATAAGTTACTGGCATGTGGAGCTATAATTGTTGCGCAGTTACGAGTCAGAGTTCTGGAGGAAACCCAATTCACATGCTCTGCTGGGATTGCTCACAATAAG ATGTTAGCTAAACTTGTCAGCGGAATGCACAAGCCTGCTCAACAAACAGTTGTCCCTTCTTCATCAGTTCAAGACTTTCTAACATCACTGCCTGTAAAGAAGAT GAAACAGCTTGGTGGTAAGCTTGGAAGTTCCTTGCAGGATGATCTTGGGGTCGAGACTATTGGTGATCTTCTAAGTTTTTCAGAGGAAAAGTTTCAAGAGCTCTATGGAGTAAACACAGG AACATGGTTATGGAAGATTGCAAGAGGTATTAGTGGAGAAGAAGTTGAGGATCGTCTTCTACCGAAGAGTCACGGCTGTGGAAAGACATTTCCTGGCCCAAAAGCACTGAACAATAACACTTCT GTCAAGGGCTGGCTGGATCAACTTTGTGAAGAATTAAGTGAACGAATTCAGTCTGACTTGAACCAGAACAAGAGAATTGCTCAAACGCTAACTCTTCATGCCAGAGCATCTAAG GAAAATGAACGAGATTCGATGAAGAAATTCCCTTCCAAATCCTGTCCATTGCGCTATGGCACTGGGAAAATTCAAGAAGATGCAATGAAGCTATTTGAATCTGGCCTTCATGATTTTTTAGATTCTCAGAACACTGGATGGAGCATAACATCTCTTTCTGTTACTGCAAGCAAAATATTTGATATACCAAGC GGAACAAGCTCAATCTTGAGGTACATTAAAGGTCCAAGTTCTGCTGCATCTCCGGCTATACCTGAGTCTTCCTCTCTACCTGAGGATCCATCTCCTG ATAACAATGTACATGTGACACCAATTCATGAAGAACAGTGTGAACCATCTTTCTTTAAGAATGAAGACAGTAGTAGTTATTCAGCTATTTCAGCCAAACAATGTCCGTCAAATGATGAAAAAAGAATGTCAAAGAAGTCTGAAGTTAAG GGAACTTCCTCTATTTTGAAGTTTCTTTCACGGGGTCAATCTGCCCTCCATGAGAAAAGAAAATCTGATGCCCTAATTTGCAGTCATCAAG GTCCTGGGAGTTCTTCAGAACCGAATAAAGCTGAAGAACAAGATAAAGCTGCAGAAGCTGTGGATAGGAACAATATTAGCACTGGGGGAGATCAGTCTGCTGGTAATACATGGATGTTCAATGTTGAAGACATTGATCCAGCAGTAGTGGAGGAACTGCCGCCGGAAATCCAGAGAGAAATAAAGGGGTGGATTCATCCATCGAAGCATCTGACCACAAAACGACGGGGTTCTACTATTTCCTCTTACTTCCCACCTGCAAGGGGTTAA
- the LOC133908779 gene encoding DNA polymerase eta isoform X2, producing the protein MVVAILASKGKCERASIDEVYLDLTNAAKEMFLQAPPDSPQLIFVEAAKSNILGLTSDDNEKEKNVRTWLCRADADYQDKLLACGAIIVAQLRVRVLEETQFTCSAGIAHNKMLAKLVSGMHKPAQQTVVPSSSVQDFLTSLPVKKMKQLGGKLGSSLQDDLGVETIGDLLSFSEEKFQELYGVNTGTWLWKIARGISGEEVEDRLLPKSHGCGKTFPGPKALNNNTSVKGWLDQLCEELSERIQSDLNQNKRIAQTLTLHARASKENERDSMKKFPSKSCPLRYGTGKIQEDAMKLFESGLHDFLDSQNTGWSITSLSVTASKIFDIPSGTSSILRYIKGPSSAASPAIPESSSLPEDPSPDNNVHVTPIHEEQCEPSFFKNEDSSSYSAISAKQCPSNDEKRMSKKSEVKGTSSILKFLSRGQSALHEKRKSDALICSHQGPGSSSEPNKAEEQDKAAEAVDRNNISTGGDQSAGNTWMFNVEDIDPAVVEELPPEIQREIKGWIHPSKHLTTKRRGSTISSYFPPARG; encoded by the exons ATG GTTGttgcaattcttgcaagcaaggGGAAGTGTGAGCGAGCATCCATTGATGAAGTTTATCTTGACCTTACCAATGCAGCAAAGGAAATGTTCTTACAAGCACCCCCAGATTCCCCACAACTGATTTTTGTGGAGGCTGCAAAGTCAAATATATTGGGCCTTACTTCT GATGATAACGAGAAGGAAAAGAATGTGAGGACATGGCTTTGTCGAGCGGATGCTGATTATCAGGATAAGTTACTGGCATGTGGAGCTATAATTGTTGCGCAGTTACGAGTCAGAGTTCTGGAGGAAACCCAATTCACATGCTCTGCTGGGATTGCTCACAATAAG ATGTTAGCTAAACTTGTCAGCGGAATGCACAAGCCTGCTCAACAAACAGTTGTCCCTTCTTCATCAGTTCAAGACTTTCTAACATCACTGCCTGTAAAGAAGAT GAAACAGCTTGGTGGTAAGCTTGGAAGTTCCTTGCAGGATGATCTTGGGGTCGAGACTATTGGTGATCTTCTAAGTTTTTCAGAGGAAAAGTTTCAAGAGCTCTATGGAGTAAACACAGG AACATGGTTATGGAAGATTGCAAGAGGTATTAGTGGAGAAGAAGTTGAGGATCGTCTTCTACCGAAGAGTCACGGCTGTGGAAAGACATTTCCTGGCCCAAAAGCACTGAACAATAACACTTCT GTCAAGGGCTGGCTGGATCAACTTTGTGAAGAATTAAGTGAACGAATTCAGTCTGACTTGAACCAGAACAAGAGAATTGCTCAAACGCTAACTCTTCATGCCAGAGCATCTAAG GAAAATGAACGAGATTCGATGAAGAAATTCCCTTCCAAATCCTGTCCATTGCGCTATGGCACTGGGAAAATTCAAGAAGATGCAATGAAGCTATTTGAATCTGGCCTTCATGATTTTTTAGATTCTCAGAACACTGGATGGAGCATAACATCTCTTTCTGTTACTGCAAGCAAAATATTTGATATACCAAGC GGAACAAGCTCAATCTTGAGGTACATTAAAGGTCCAAGTTCTGCTGCATCTCCGGCTATACCTGAGTCTTCCTCTCTACCTGAGGATCCATCTCCTG ATAACAATGTACATGTGACACCAATTCATGAAGAACAGTGTGAACCATCTTTCTTTAAGAATGAAGACAGTAGTAGTTATTCAGCTATTTCAGCCAAACAATGTCCGTCAAATGATGAAAAAAGAATGTCAAAGAAGTCTGAAGTTAAG GGAACTTCCTCTATTTTGAAGTTTCTTTCACGGGGTCAATCTGCCCTCCATGAGAAAAGAAAATCTGATGCCCTAATTTGCAGTCATCAAG GTCCTGGGAGTTCTTCAGAACCGAATAAAGCTGAAGAACAAGATAAAGCTGCAGAAGCTGTGGATAGGAACAATATTAGCACTGGGGGAGATCAGTCTGCTGGTAATACATGGATGTTCAATGTTGAAGACATTGATCCAGCAGTAGTGGAGGAACTGCCGCCGGAAATCCAGAGAGAAATAAAGGGGTGGATTCATCCATCGAAGCATCTGACCACAAAACGACGGGGTTCTACTATTTCCTCTTACTTCCCACCTGCAAGGGGTTAA